One Microbacterium sp. No. 7 genomic window carries:
- a CDS encoding MMPL family transporter, which produces MANLLYRLARFSARRPWTVVTGWLVALALAAGAFLSFGGALAMNLSIPGTETERVNDRLVSELPDLGGATGTVVFRTDDGAALDAGQRAAISALLDDVRDVDRVADVVDPFAADDDRATQEQELTDGAAQLDDAREQIADGRAQLDDAQSQLDAGRAQAEAAGIAEALAPLDAQQAQLDEARTALDDGAAELEEQAATIDAAQRLLAASATLRTVSEDQSTALAAVLFQDDLFNLSDDVKNTVAELLEGAGIDGVTVDYSSEIAAALDGLIGPGEIIGVLLAGLVLVITFRALLPAVLPLISSVIGVGVGVAGSLAFSDLVTMTSITPILGVMLGLAVGIDYALFIVHRHRRQLLLGMETHESIGLAGGTAGNAVVFAGTIVIIALLALGVTGIPFLGVMGAVGAACVLVAVLMAVTFVPALLGLVKQRVLSRRARTRIGAEEHAPVPLKPMRTSRAVLGLAAGIIGLLIVAAPALSMRLGLPDGSTEAQDSTQHRAYTAVAEEFGAGLNGPLLVVAELPAAAGGDELAIQAELAELLAGQADVAAAAPVGISDDGAMMAFQVVPREGPTSESTEELVHALRALSPLDDGTTLGVAGQASGNIDISAKLAEALPLYLVVIVGLSLVILVLVFRSIVVPLIATAGFVLSLFAALGAVTAVYQWGWLGAVFDVHTPGPILNFAPVIILGVLFGLAMDYQLFLVSGMREAHVHGVPARAAVMSGLRAGRAVVTAAAIIMAAVFGGFIFSHLGTVRALGFGLAIGVLFDAFVVRMLIVPAAMHLVGEKAWWLPRWLDRMLPNVDIEGAALERSHPVHAPVAEPAEPALQR; this is translated from the coding sequence ATGGCGAACCTTCTCTACCGACTCGCGCGCTTCAGCGCCCGCCGCCCCTGGACCGTCGTCACCGGATGGCTGGTCGCCCTCGCGCTGGCCGCCGGCGCGTTCCTGTCGTTCGGCGGCGCGCTGGCGATGAACCTCAGCATCCCCGGCACCGAGACCGAGCGCGTCAACGACCGCCTCGTGTCGGAGCTGCCCGATCTCGGCGGGGCCACCGGCACGGTCGTGTTCCGCACCGACGACGGCGCCGCGCTCGACGCCGGGCAGCGCGCCGCGATCTCCGCGCTCCTCGACGACGTGCGCGACGTCGATCGCGTCGCCGACGTCGTCGATCCGTTCGCCGCCGACGACGACCGGGCGACGCAGGAGCAGGAGCTGACCGACGGCGCGGCGCAGCTCGACGACGCCCGCGAGCAGATCGCCGACGGCCGTGCCCAGCTCGACGACGCCCAGTCGCAGCTGGATGCCGGACGCGCGCAGGCCGAGGCCGCGGGCATCGCCGAGGCGCTCGCCCCGCTCGACGCGCAGCAGGCGCAGCTCGACGAGGCGAGGACCGCGCTCGACGACGGCGCGGCCGAGCTGGAGGAGCAGGCCGCGACCATCGACGCCGCCCAGCGCCTGCTCGCCGCGTCGGCGACCCTGCGCACGGTCTCGGAGGACCAGAGCACCGCGCTCGCCGCCGTGCTCTTCCAGGACGACCTGTTCAACCTCTCCGACGACGTGAAGAACACGGTCGCCGAGCTGCTCGAGGGCGCCGGGATCGACGGCGTGACCGTCGACTACTCCTCGGAGATCGCCGCCGCCCTCGACGGGCTGATCGGCCCCGGCGAGATCATCGGCGTGCTCCTGGCCGGCCTCGTGCTCGTCATCACCTTCCGCGCCCTGCTGCCGGCCGTGCTGCCGCTCATCTCGTCGGTGATCGGCGTGGGCGTCGGCGTCGCGGGTTCGCTCGCGTTCTCCGACCTCGTGACGATGACCTCGATCACCCCGATCCTCGGCGTCATGCTCGGCCTCGCCGTCGGCATCGACTACGCGCTGTTCATCGTGCACCGTCACCGCCGCCAGCTGCTGCTCGGCATGGAGACGCACGAGTCGATCGGCCTCGCGGGCGGCACGGCGGGCAACGCCGTGGTCTTCGCCGGCACGATCGTGATCATCGCGCTGCTCGCGCTGGGCGTCACCGGCATCCCGTTCCTCGGCGTCATGGGCGCCGTCGGCGCGGCCTGCGTGCTCGTCGCCGTGCTCATGGCGGTGACCTTCGTGCCGGCGCTCCTCGGCCTGGTGAAGCAGCGCGTGCTGAGCCGTCGCGCGCGCACCCGGATCGGCGCCGAGGAGCACGCGCCGGTCCCGCTGAAGCCGATGCGCACCTCGCGCGCGGTGCTCGGGCTCGCCGCCGGCATCATCGGCCTGCTCATCGTCGCGGCGCCCGCGCTGTCGATGCGGCTCGGGCTGCCCGACGGCTCGACCGAGGCGCAGGACTCGACGCAGCACCGGGCGTACACGGCCGTCGCGGAGGAGTTCGGCGCCGGCCTCAACGGCCCCCTGCTCGTCGTCGCCGAGCTGCCCGCCGCCGCGGGCGGCGACGAGCTCGCGATCCAGGCCGAGCTCGCCGAGCTGCTGGCGGGCCAGGCCGACGTCGCCGCCGCGGCCCCGGTGGGGATCTCGGACGACGGCGCGATGATGGCCTTCCAGGTGGTGCCGCGCGAGGGGCCGACGAGCGAGAGCACCGAGGAGCTCGTGCACGCCCTGCGCGCCCTCTCGCCGCTCGACGACGGCACGACGCTCGGCGTCGCCGGCCAGGCCAGCGGCAACATCGACATCTCCGCGAAGCTCGCCGAGGCGCTGCCCCTCTACCTCGTGGTGATCGTCGGGCTGTCGCTGGTGATCCTCGTGCTGGTGTTCCGCTCGATCGTGGTGCCGCTGATCGCGACGGCGGGCTTCGTGCTGTCGCTCTTCGCCGCGCTCGGCGCCGTGACGGCCGTGTACCAGTGGGGCTGGCTGGGTGCGGTGTTCGACGTGCACACCCCGGGGCCGATCCTCAACTTCGCCCCCGTCATCATCCTGGGCGTGCTGTTCGGTCTGGCGATGGACTACCAGCTGTTCCTCGTGTCGGGAATGCGCGAGGCGCACGTGCACGGGGTGCCGGCGCGCGCCGCGGTCATGTCGGGCCTGCGTGCGGGCCGGGCGGTGGTGACGGCGGCCGCGATCATCATGGCGGCCGTGTTCGGCGGCTTCATCTTCTCCCACCTCGGCACGGTGCGCGCGCTCGGCTTCGGGCTCGCGATCGGCGTGCTCTTCGACGCCTTCGTCGTGCGCATGCTCATCGTGCCCGCCGCGATGCACCTCGTGGGGGAGAAGGCGTGGTGGCTGCCGAGGTGGCTCGACCGGATGCTGCCGAACGTCGACATCGAGGGCGCCGCGCTCGAGCGCAGCCATCCCGTGCACGCTCCCGTCGCCGAGCCCGCGGAGCCGGCGCTGCAGCGGTAG
- a CDS encoding LacI family DNA-binding transcriptional regulator, which translates to MRNLENEPTRAVTMSDVAKAAGVSRATVSFVLNDTAGQTIPDSTRERVRETASALGYRPHAIARALREGRSRLVVLEVGAVPQGPHLERFIDGLDRELSAAGHGLLVSVSRAQDRASAQLAIDALRPHAVLDLSTLYRGDAPLAPDDEWSIGLLAPLSAQIGYLAERGHDRIALAVPDAGTPFVERMTTHLHETAERAGVRVTRILPLGPTTDACARLRELRGTVTAVAALSDTLALTVLSAAADLGIPVPADLAVIGSGDAPEAALWRPALTSVAVDTFAHGIRTARQLLGLPVGDAAPTQARVVPRATA; encoded by the coding sequence ATGCGCAACCTCGAGAACGAGCCGACGCGAGCCGTGACGATGTCGGACGTCGCCAAGGCCGCGGGCGTCTCCCGCGCGACCGTCAGCTTCGTGCTCAACGACACCGCGGGCCAGACGATCCCCGACTCCACCCGCGAGCGCGTGCGCGAGACGGCGAGCGCCCTCGGCTACCGGCCGCACGCGATCGCCCGCGCGCTGCGCGAGGGCCGGTCGCGCCTCGTCGTGCTCGAGGTCGGCGCGGTGCCGCAGGGGCCGCACCTCGAGCGCTTCATCGACGGGCTCGATCGCGAGCTCAGCGCGGCCGGCCACGGCCTGCTGGTGTCGGTCAGCCGCGCGCAGGACCGCGCGTCCGCACAGCTCGCGATCGACGCGCTGCGCCCGCACGCCGTGCTCGACCTGTCGACCCTGTACCGCGGCGACGCCCCGCTCGCCCCCGACGACGAGTGGAGCATCGGCCTGCTGGCGCCGCTCTCGGCGCAGATCGGCTATCTCGCCGAGCGCGGGCACGACCGTATCGCGCTCGCCGTCCCGGATGCCGGCACGCCCTTCGTCGAGCGGATGACGACGCACCTGCACGAGACCGCGGAACGCGCGGGCGTGCGCGTCACGCGCATCCTCCCGCTCGGCCCGACGACCGACGCGTGCGCCCGCCTGCGCGAGCTGCGCGGCACGGTCACGGCCGTCGCCGCGCTCAGCGACACCCTCGCGCTCACCGTGCTCTCCGCGGCGGCCGACCTCGGCATCCCCGTGCCCGCCGACCTCGCCGTGATCGGCTCGGGCGACGCCCCCGAGGCGGCGCTGTGGCGCCCGGCCCTCACGAGCGTCGCCGTCGACACCTTCGCCCACGGCATCCGCACGGCGCGGCAGCTGCTGGGCCTGCCGGTCGGCGACGCCGCGCCGACGCAGGCCCGCGTCGTGCCGCGCGCGACGGCCTGA
- a CDS encoding alcohol dehydrogenase catalytic domain-containing protein, whose product MRAWQFEGEGRPIALNEVPDPTPGPGEVVIDVKAAGLCHSDIMYMEIGQQRMPFLPMTQGHENAGLISAIGEGVTGWEVGDAVGVCSSGQRPPLGMFTHGGFADRLVADAVDLARVPEGLDLSLAALATDAGMTSYHAMAKAGKAGPGMKVGVIGYGGLGQIGTRIGVLAGAEVHVAELKEDVWGLAREAGAVDVVHDAAEWAGKGFDLIVDYAGFDTVQKGLDALRLGGVHVQVGLGLPTFTVQAASVLGKSIIGSRGGTVGDIEEVFDLLLRGEVQPVYTEIAFEEIGDGLARLEAGKVTGRLVARFGG is encoded by the coding sequence ATGCGCGCATGGCAATTCGAGGGCGAGGGGCGACCCATCGCACTGAACGAGGTGCCCGATCCGACGCCCGGTCCCGGCGAGGTCGTCATCGACGTGAAGGCGGCGGGCCTGTGCCATTCCGACATCATGTACATGGAGATCGGCCAGCAGCGGATGCCGTTCCTGCCCATGACCCAGGGGCATGAGAACGCGGGGCTCATCAGTGCGATCGGCGAGGGCGTCACGGGGTGGGAGGTCGGCGACGCCGTGGGCGTGTGCTCGTCGGGTCAGCGCCCTCCGCTGGGCATGTTCACGCACGGCGGGTTCGCCGACCGGCTGGTCGCCGACGCGGTCGACCTCGCGCGCGTGCCCGAGGGGCTCGACCTCTCGCTCGCGGCGCTCGCGACGGATGCCGGCATGACGTCGTACCACGCGATGGCCAAGGCCGGGAAGGCCGGGCCCGGCATGAAGGTGGGCGTCATCGGCTACGGCGGTCTCGGCCAGATCGGCACGCGCATCGGGGTGCTCGCGGGCGCCGAGGTGCACGTCGCCGAGCTCAAGGAGGACGTCTGGGGCCTCGCGCGCGAGGCCGGCGCCGTCGACGTCGTCCACGACGCCGCGGAGTGGGCGGGCAAGGGCTTCGACCTCATCGTCGACTACGCGGGGTTCGACACGGTGCAGAAGGGGCTCGACGCGTTGCGCCTCGGCGGCGTGCACGTGCAGGTCGGGCTGGGCCTGCCCACCTTCACGGTGCAGGCGGCGTCGGTGCTCGGCAAGAGCATCATCGGGTCGCGGGGCGGCACGGTCGGCGACATCGAGGAGGTGTTCGACCTGCTGCTGCGCGGCGAGGTGCAGCCCGTGTACACGGAGATCGCCTTCGAGGAGATCGGCGACGGGCTCGCGCGCCTCGAGGCGGGCAAGGTCACGGGCCGGCTGGTGGCGCGGTTCGGAGGCTGA
- a CDS encoding heavy-metal-associated domain-containing protein — MATTQYTVTGMTCGHCEMSVREEVGAIQGVDDVRVSAKTGELVVTASAEIDDAAVLAAVEEAGYSAVRA; from the coding sequence ATGGCGACGACCCAGTACACCGTGACCGGCATGACGTGCGGGCACTGCGAGATGTCGGTGCGCGAAGAGGTCGGCGCCATCCAGGGCGTCGACGACGTGCGGGTGAGCGCGAAGACGGGCGAGCTCGTCGTCACGGCATCCGCAGAGATCGACGACGCCGCCGTGCTCGCCGCGGTCGAGGAGGCCGGCTACTCCGCCGTGCGGGCATGA